TGGCTACTGGTGTTTACACACCTTGGGGTAAAGCATTGGACCACACTGGGTCCACAGTGACAGTGCATGAAGGTCAATAAACTTGTAAATCCCCTTGGGTACGTCTTCAGCTAAAGTCCTCATGAAAGTTTGTATCCCATTAAGGTTCTTCGACCGGTGGTCTGCTTCTGTCAGAGTAGGTTGTgtctggctgtttgtgtgtttcttctctggCTGTTTGGTGTAGGAACGTGGTGTTCTTAATGAATATGTGTATGGAGGGGTGGAGTTGAGGGTTGGTGAcagtgataagtgtgtgtgcgtgtgtgtgctggagtgcaAACGTCTTGCTAAAATTACTTTGGGCCCCCTGGGAGTAATTGGAGAGGTTCTGACGTCTGACTGTGCTGCCTCCTCAAGCGTCCTTTTGAAGTGACAGCTCAGagaaaacacgcacacgcacacgcacacgcacacgcacacgcacacgcacacagacataagcCATAAACTCAGGTGAgaacaagctcacacacacacacagtcctcacacCCATTCCTCAGGCACTTTCATGCTGGTGACAGACATTACTGTAACTACATTAATGACTTGTATCCACTCCAACATGGCCCTTGACCATATTAGAGGGTATTATAGACATGTACATTGAGAGAAGATTAACGTTTCATTAGCAGCCAGTACTAGAAGATgcactgaataaaacacagatTTTTAGACTATTGCTGATATAATTATACATACAAAATAGGCTAcattgatgtgtgtggggggcggtgAGTAAGATGCGCCTTTGTTATCACCGGTACACATGTCATGATTAAGTGACGTGTCAGAtcttgtggttgtggttgtacTAGTGATCCATATATGTTTACCATAACAACCATACTGAAAAACACAGATCATGAGTCTTTTGAAAATCTTTTGTCAAGTTTGAGATGTTTTCAaagaatccacacacacacacacacacacacacacacacacacacacacacacacacacacacatatacatacacacacacacacacacacacacacacacacacacacacacacacacacacacacacacaagtggtcACAAGACTTGCAGTATTCAATATTAGACCAAAAGATGCCAACCCtggaaaacacaaagaaacGTACCTGAGGAGCAACAACGTTCTTGCACCACCATTTCCTGAGTTTTCCGTATTTGCTCACTGCAGTTCCACCCAGATGTTTGGTACTCTGAAGGGTAAAACAAACAAGAGCTGTGAAATAATCCCCTCAGATCAGAGGCCCTGTCCTCCAACTCCACCTGTTTCCGGGTGACCTCCTCCTCAGACTGGATGCCATTGCTGATGACGTTCACAGTGGTGTTCACTTCAGCACTATCTCTCCCTGGGCTCTCTCTGATCTTCAAAAGAGCCTGCAGTCCCACCACATAATCgctgtcccctctctccataATGGCTGATGGTGTTAGcttatttgtctgtttttctaTGCCATCCAGATTTCTGCAATCAGAAACAGAGTATTGACATGTATCTTACCTAGTTGGCTGTGTAAGTAAATGTTACTTGTCTTTGGTCAAAGGGAGAATATATAGGCTGATGCCCACTGTATGAATTTCCAGTATTATACAACACAATAGGCTTACCTCAACAGTAAGAAATAAATAGGCCTATAGGAAATACAGCCTAGGTCTAGAGAACCCGTCCCTCCTGCCTcaactctcctccctcttctccctccatgTCACCGTCTTCAAAATCACTTTCGGTCaacttttttgtctgtttgtttgtttttgtaactCATTAGAATTACATCCTTGTTTTAAGCCAAATTAAAAAACGGTTAAAACGCACATTCCTACTCACCTTTTAATCCGCCGTGGACCGtaaaattaaatatttgaacGATTCAGTGTTGAAATATAAGCCAAACATTTGCTTGCGAGCCGCTTTCCAAAGAAGAATGCAAGAAATTAATGgaatgtttattgttttcatGGTGCTCGGTTTAGAAATATAATGTATAGTACGTCATCTGGATATAATGTTCAGACGTGACTAACGTTGCACCATCTGGGAATTACAATTAGTTATATCATTGAGAATAAATTGACTAAAGGATCAAAAATACGTTGAAACAGGCCCTACATTCTGATCTAACTGATCTAGTGTGTCGTCGTAGGGTATGGCATGCCAAAAAAGCAGGGTATTGCATGCCCAGGACGATGATAAGTGAAATGTAGTGACTaattgtgtaacattaaactCTGGCCTAACCAAAGATGCAGAGCTTATTCTGATAGGGATAACCATAGCAGTCGACCGTAAAAATACGAACAGGGATCACGGGTTCCCCCTTGTGGTAGTTCTGTTTTTTCAAGAACTCCTTAAAATACGTTAGTGAAACCAGTACCTGAATAATTCAGAACAATAGTGAACAGAagttaaatgtaaaaaaagaatAGTTGACACAAATATGTGCTTTATGCTACATGCTGTAATATCAGAGATTAGATGCAATTAATAGCTAATAAAAGAAAATACCTTTATTTTGGAAAATAATATACGTCAGAGGATGTTGGTAAGACTTTTAATTCTGTCTTTTCATTTCCTCCGCATCTTATTCTGAGCTGGATTTGAGCCACAATGGTGGTCCCCGTAGCTGTTCGtatgtctgttgtttttggCTGAAAACCAcaaggttttgtgtgttttaatgttccGTGCAGCAAACATAAAGAGCCTTGGTAAAGCGGGAACCAGCTGGTGAGTAATCAGCTTTTTACCGTAGAGCGGGTTAATTTTAAGGTTATCAAGTGAGTTGGTTAGCCGTCCCTTTTATTTGGTTAGCCATCTTGTTGTCTACTTTGCTTAGTGTCTGCAACGATCATATAGATATAATTTCCTTAACAGTTTATTCAAATCTTTCGGGTACAAACCTTTAGGGTATAGACTACTAATTAACAACCATAACGATAGCAAGGCTGTCACTCAACCCCGGGGTCTCGATAACTTGGCTTGCTTGTTTTTCAATCTGGATTTAAATTGGTAATAATATAGGTCATTACCTAGCTGGCAATGTTTGTGACGCTGTTTACACTTGTTAACACTATTTCAACTATCCGGGTTCTTCAAGAATGTAGCTAAGTTTCTACTGAAGACGGAAACTGTCGACCCTTTTATTTTGTTAACATTAGCTATAGCCTCAATAATGCGTAGCCAGCTAACCAATTGTGCCTGGCAGTGTAACGTTACATGAAAGGGATTTAAAAGCAGGTCAGTTACGACACTAACAGATATTTGTTTACGCTAAGTATTTGAAGAATGTTTATTGCAGAAAAACTTAATCACAACACAATTACAAACAGGTACTTTGAGAGTGTTGGTATTGTCGTGTGCATTGAGGAAGACTTGGCAAGAATAGCCATTTTGGACATAGGAGTCATATCAAAACAAAGGAAGGACGCTCCTGCATAAAATGCATTCTGTAACCACTAAATCACCTTGAGTTAAGCCAGTGCCTGATGTCACTCTTCGCGTTGTCAAGTGTCACCTGAAGTAAAGGTTACATTGTCTGGAGGTTTTTTCAGTTGAAACATAAACAGCAGTCTTACAATAGAGCAGGATGCTATGTAATCATATTGGAGCTGTATTGATTGAACTCACATTGGCAAAATAATCTAGGCCTGTATAATAAATACATGTAGCATGCCATCCATTTGACGTTGCAGTTGAAAATATTACTTTTCAAAGTTATCAAAACATAATCAGTAGCACATTTAAATATATGAACAAAATGTTACTCAGTTGATGCAGTGGATGAAAATAAAAGTATGAGaatgtaatatttatttacTCCTTCCTTCAGGCACTTTTGCCAGACGATGGACGAGCTGGTCCACGACCTGGTGTCGGCCCTGGAGGAGAGCTCAGAGCAGGCGCGTGGTGGGTTCGGCGAGGGCGGTGCAGACCACGCGCTGGCAGTGGGCTGCCTGCTGAAGCGCCAGGCGCGCAAGCGTCGTGGCCGCAAGCGCCGCTCCGACAACCCGCACCCGCCCTGGGATGCCTGCCACCTGAGCGACGGCTCCGAGTCCAGCCTGGATGAGGCGGGCGGgcggcaccaccaccacaacaacaacaacaacaaccatcaCCACAACCACGCCCGAGACCCCCCAAACAACCACAGCGACTCAGACGAACAGCTGGGGCCCAAGCGGCGTACGCCCTTACAGGGGGGGGACTCCCACGGACGCGGAAAGCGCCCGCTGTGGCACGAGGAGCCGGGCGGAGGGGGCGTGGATGGGCTGGGCATGCGCAGCCTCCGACGGCGGCGCAAGTTCAAGCGGATGGCCGTTGACCCGCCCCAGGAGGTCACCACCTGCATGCTGGCCCCGCCTCCTCCCATGGCGCTGCCCAGAGGGCTGGCGGTGGGCTGCGAGGGCGGGGCGGCGGCCAAGGGCGGGGTcaagaagaggaagctggcggCTCACAAGCTGGCGTCGGACGTGGCGGacgagggggtggtggtggagagcgAGGAGGGGGCAGGCCCGGGTGAGCCAAAGGACAAGATGGACTTTGAGGAGCATAAGGGCTCTGGAGAGGACATGAGTGACAGGTGGTTagtgtttgtgctttttttttgtcttcccctccttccctcttgtCTCTGTCTGCTTTGTGTCATGGCGGCTCAAGTGGGTGCAGCTCACTTCACGTTTCTTCCTCACTTCTTAACTGCTCCCCTCCTTAGTTTCCATGCACACACTCGTTACATACGGGCAGAACATAGGAGTGCTTGAATTTCCTGGTAGTGGATTGCTCTCTAGGTTGAAAACTAATCAATTACGCCCACAACATTACAATAagaaaaatcaaataaatatttgatcaatgtaaatgtactcaCTTGAGTAAATAGGATTATATGAATATAAAACTTAAGCGTACAAAAGGGTCTGCTATTAATCAATGCCAGGAACTCTGCTGTGTAGCTTGAGCTTTTCAAAGGCTTTTGTGAAGCTACACTGACCCTGACAGGCTCCCAACAGGGAGTGTTTCCATGGGAACACGTTTGTTTATGTTGGCATTTGTTCTGCTGGAATTAGCTCCACATCTGATCAGCCCCACAGTTTAAAGTAGTTTATGGCCTAGCCAACAGGAGTAATCAAGTCCTGGCTGTCTACTGATGTCAAGGTCATCTGAGGTTATTCTGACACTGCGGGTGCTTAAAGCTAGCCTGGTATAACCAGTCTCAAATTCACATTGTGAATAGATAGGCCGTCTGGATAGAGCGTCTGGCCACGCTCCACTGAGGCTTGTTGCCAGTCATTGCATCCTAATGGGCATAGACTTTGGGTTAATGacactgtaacactgtaactgttttcaaacaaacacatcaatgtCAGTGCACTTAGCCACCCCCACTGGTTGCTGATTGGAGGCCACTCTGAATGGCTTAACGAACAGagtttccagactataatcAGTGAAAACTGAGCTGTGAGCAGTAGGCAGGCGGAGCCAGGCTAATTTAAAGCTAGCACTTCAGCAAAAGGATGCACTGCAGAGTTCTTTCCCCCTTGCTACCAAGCAGTGGGGCAACTAGCTGAGACTCGTAGCTAGCCAGTTGCAATGCTGCTTGGTCTTTACCCAGGAATGCCAAGACATAGGACCAAAACCTGAAGCAGTAGAAGCTTGTGGATGTTCCATGTAGAATTTCATTCAGTATGGATAGTATTTGAAGAAACACTTAATCACAACACAATTACAAACAGGTGATTTTAGAGTGTTGGTATTGTTGTGTGCATTGAGGAAGACGTGGCAAGAAGTGCCAACCAGTATGCTGAGAGCTTCATGGGAAGTGGAGTTCTACTGCTCAAAGTAGGAATAAGCAATCTTGACCCAAACTAAAccacccttttctctcttcctccttctcagtGAGACCAGCAGCGTGAGCAACAGCAGCGACGGAGGCCTCTTCACCAATGACGAGGGGAGGCAAGGTAAacacgtgcttgtgtgtgtttggccttaTTTGCTGGTGTGCTTACTTGGATTGGTGCCTCTCATTCTCTGTACAAAGTTATTCTTTCCAGCCCCAGTGAAATAACGCTCCATCTCATTGTGACGTCACTCGTTGATGCTGAACTGAAGTTTCTCCTCCAACCTTTGACCCCTGTTATCTAGGCGATGACGAGCAGAGCGACTGGTTCTATGACGGGGAGCCTGGCGGTGCTTGTGGCGTCGCGGGTGTGGTGCCCTGGTGGGAGAGGGACTCGGCCGAGCTCGACCTCAACGACCCTGTTTTCAACAGCATCCTCACTGGATCCTTCCCTCTTATGTCGAAGGATgcacagagaggtgtgtgtacatgtagcagctttgctctgtgtgtgtgtgtgtgtatttgtagccAACTCCTCTTTATCATATTTATCTCAAGCATACTCCTACCAAAAAGTATTTTTCATCTCCCTTCACCCTCaacccctccttctctgtctctcctgctctctctctgtctctctctctctctcccgctctctctctgatgctccCCTCCCCAGGGTTCCAGGCCAGGTTGAATCGTCTGCAGGGCGGGGCATCTGGTCAGTCAGGGGCTCACCACTCGCAGGTAAGGCCATCACTACCTCATGGTTCACACCTCCACACGCTGTCCTCCACCATACTCACCACTTTACTGACTTCCTCTACCTTGGTCCCCTtatctcctcctcactctgtgtttctctctctctcacctgctctctattcactttgtctctttttcactttgtctcttctaacttatttttgtgtgtgtccataaccCTCCTCacactgttccctctctccctctctctgtagggCATC
Above is a genomic segment from Clupea harengus chromosome 15, Ch_v2.0.2, whole genome shotgun sequence containing:
- the gpatch2 gene encoding G patch domain-containing protein 2 isoform X2; its protein translation is MFRAANIKSLGKAGTSWHFCQTMDELVHDLVSALEESSEQARGGFGEGGADHALAVGCLLKRQARKRRGRKRRSDNPHPPWDACHLSDGSESSLDEAGGRHHHHNNNNNNHHHNHARDPPNNHSDSDEQLGPKRRTPLQGGDSHGRGKRPLWHEEPGGGGVDGLGMRSLRRRRKFKRMAVDPPQEVTTCMLAPPPPMALPRGLAVGCEGGAAAKGGVKKRKLAAHKLASDVADEGVVVESEEGAGPGEPKDKMDFEEHKGSGEDMSDRCETSSVSNSSDGGLFTNDEGRQGDDEQSDWFYDGEPGGACGVAGVVPWWERDSAELDLNDPVFNSILTGSFPLMSKDAQRGFQARLNRLQGGASGQSGAHHSQGISAGSGCTDRLGRLSQDPHEPWFNPASRRDHSQLHWDSRTDRGHRRSCSLKTASRQTSGHLGSLCTGDVKRRRKAAPMGAPPTTGVVGENAPPIPDSNMGNRMLQSMGWNPGSGLGPEGRGITEPVRAHQRPKGSGLGFN
- the gpatch2 gene encoding G patch domain-containing protein 2 isoform X1, which translates into the protein MFRAANIKSLGKAGTSWHFCQTMDELVHDLVSALEESSEQARGGFGEGGADHALAVGCLLKRQARKRRGRKRRSDNPHPPWDACHLSDGSESSLDEAGGRHHHHNNNNNNHHHNHARDPPNNHSDSDEQLGPKRRTPLQGGDSHGRGKRPLWHEEPGGGGVDGLGMRSLRRRRKFKRMAVDPPQEVTTCMLAPPPPMALPRGLAVGCEGGAAAKGGVKKRKLAAHKLASDVADEGVVVESEEGAGPGEPKDKMDFEEHKGSGEDMSDRCETSSVSNSSDGGLFTNDEGRQGDDEQSDWFYDGEPGGACGVAGVVPWWERDSAELDLNDPVFNSILTGSFPLMSKDAQRGFQARLNRLQGGASGQSGAHHSQGISAGSGCTDRLGRLSQDPHDRPWFNPASRRDHSQLHWDSRTDRGHRRSCSLKTASRQTSGHLGSLCTGDVKRRRKAAPMGAPPTTGVVGENAPPIPDSNMGNRMLQSMGWNPGSGLGPEGRGITEPVRAHQRPKGSGLGFN
- the gpatch2 gene encoding G patch domain-containing protein 2 isoform X3 — protein: MFRAANIKSLGKAGTSWHFCQTMDELVHDLVSALEESSEQARGGFGEGGADHALAVGCLLKRQARKRRGRKRRSDNPHPPWDACHLSDGSESSLDEAGGRHHHHNNNNNNHHHNHARDPPNNHSDSDEQLGPKRRTPLQGGDSHGRGKRPLWHEEPGGGGVDGLGMRSLRRRRKFKRMAVDPPQEVTTCMLAPPPPMALPRGLAVGCEGGAAAKGGVKKRKLAAHKLASDVADEGVVVESEEGAGPGEPKDKMDFEEHKGSGEDMSDSETSSVSNSSDGGLFTNDEGRQGDDEQSDWFYDGEPGGACGVAGVVPWWERDSAELDLNDPVFNSILTGSFPLMSKDAQRGFQARLNRLQGGASGQSGAHHSQGISAGSGCTDRLGRLSQDPHDRPWFNPASRRDHSQLHWDSRTDRGHRRSCSLKTASRQTSGHLGSLCTGDVKRRRKAAPMGAPPTTGVVGENAPPIPDSNMGNRMLQSMGWNPGSGLGPEGRGITEPVRAHQRPKGSGLGFN